The Magnolia sinica isolate HGM2019 chromosome 9, MsV1, whole genome shotgun sequence genome contains a region encoding:
- the LOC131255954 gene encoding disease resistance protein RPM1-like produces the protein MAESVVKFLLENLSALLKEEASLLKGVRKEVKEIETELNRMRALLRDADRRKDSNEEMKTWVGEVRDAAHDVEDIIDEFLHRMYRPRRGGFNGFLIDTIHIPKNICNRHQLARRLQETKVNVQNIFQRRPSQIEEVTRSSDVSELWRRDVETSVFKADNDIVGMKKEIDLIVGWLVEEEQRATVISVTGMGGVGKTTLVAEAYKNQQVKKLFDCYACVSVSQSLRIDELLRSIIKQLLEAKKDVVPNDLATKDAGELRRMVRGLLESKKYLIILDDVWTMNDWNKLNVIFSNCGCGSRLVVTTRDSDVATAAGEGSRVCKVRLLDHEEAWVLFCKKALRSEPCPLELEPLAQSIVEKCEGLPLAIVAMGGLLSLRDKNALEWNPIYKNLSWQLRNNQMLEPVKRILLLSFYDLPYRLKHCFLYCCMFPEDYLIEHMWLIRLWVAEGFVEETGKITMEEVAEDYLKELVRRNILQVVETNEFGRSKSCRMHDIVREVALLLSHEEKFYMTYDDLQARQNGKFRRMSIYSSGEINHSSADLLQCGSSLSFEEISKVLNMERVKCVTKCHDFIKDVELKGV, from the coding sequence ATGGCAGAGAGTGTTGTTAAATTCTTGTTAGAAAACTTAAGTGCCCTTCTAAAAGAAGAAGCATCTCTACTAAAAGGAGTACGCAAGGAAGTTAAAGAAATCGAGACGGAACTTAATAGAATGCGAGCCTTGTTGAGGGATGCTGATAGAAGAAAGGATAGCAATGAAGAAATGAAAACATGGGTGGGAGAAGTAAGAGACGCTGCGCATGATGTGGAGGATATCATCGACGAGTTCTTGCATCGCATGTACAGGCCACGACGAGGTGGATTCAACGGTTTTCTCATTGACACTATCCATATCCCCAAGAATATCTGCAACAGGCATCAGCTCGCTAGGCGACTTCAAGAAACCAAGGTTAATGTTCAGAATATTTTTCAGCGAAGACCCAGCCAAATAGAAGAAGTCACCAGATCCTCTGATGTTAGCGAACTGTGGCGACGTGATGTAGAAACTTCTGTTTTCAAAGCGGACAATGACATTGTGGGGATGAAGAAAGAAATAGATTTGATAGTGGGATGGTTAGTGGAAGAAGAACAACGGGCCACGGTAATTTCAGTGACAGGAATGGGTGGGGTGGGAAAGACCACTCTTGTTGCTGAAGCCTATAAGAATCAACAAGTAAAGAAGCTCTTCGACTGCTACGCATGTGTTTCCGTCTCACAGTCTCTTAGAATTGATGAGCTACTACGAagcatcataaaacaattacttGAGGCTAAGAAAGATGTTGTTCCAAATGACTTAGCCACCAAAGATGCTGGCGAGTTGAGGCGGATGGTTAGAGGGCTTCTCGAATCAAAAAAGTACCTCATTATCTTGGATGATGTCTGGACTATGAATGATTGGAATAAAttaaatgtcatattttcaaattgTGGATGTGGAAGTAGGTTAGTAGTTACGACGAGAGACTCTGATGTGGCTACTGCAGCAGGAGAGGGAAGCCGTGTCTGCAAGGTTCGGCTTCTAGATCATGAAGAGGCCTGGGTGCTTTTCTGTAAGAAGGCATTACGGAGTGAACCCTGTCCTTTAGAGCTTGAGCCATTGGCTCAATCTATAGTAGAAAAATGTGAAGGCTTGCCACTCGCAATTGTTGCCATGGGCGGCCTCCTATCATTGAGAGACAAGAATGCATTGGAATGGAATCCAATCTACAAAAACCTGAGCTGGCAGTTGAGAAATAATCAAATGCTGGAACCAGTAAAGCGCATCCTGTTGCTTAGCTTCTATGATCTACCGTACCGCCTTAAGCACTGTTTCTTGTACTGTTGCATGTTTCCGGAGGATTATTTAATTGAACACATGTGGCTGATTAGGTTATGGGTGGCAGAGGGTTTTGTGGAGGAGACAGGTAAAATTACAATGGAGGAGGTGGCAGAAGACTATCTGAAGGAACTTGTCCGTCGAAACATACTTCAGGTTGTTGAGACGAACGAGTTTGGAAGGTCGAAATCTTGTCGAATGCATGATATTGTGCGTGAAGTGGCATTATTACTAAGTCACGAAGAAAAGTTCTACATGACATACGATGACCTGCAAGCAAGGCAAAATGGCAAATTCCGGCGCATGTCAATCTACAGTAGTGGCGAAATTAATCATTCGAGCGCAG